A region from the Aegilops tauschii subsp. strangulata cultivar AL8/78 chromosome 5, Aet v6.0, whole genome shotgun sequence genome encodes:
- the LOC109780941 gene encoding uncharacterized protein isoform X2, with amino-acid sequence MPPPPLPTLPDELLEEIFLRVPPDEPEHLVRASLGLLSGARFRGLYRDFHGAPPMLGFLYNWLFFGGPKEDDPVANFVPTAKFGALVPAADGWDREYTPWDCRHGRVLLGNYTGLVVWDPMTGPDEAGGARQLCRRRGALRCEGL; translated from the coding sequence atgccgccgccgccgctgccgacgCTGCCGGACGAGCTTCTCGAGGAGATCTTCCTCCGCGTCCCACCGGACGAGCCCGAGCACCTGGTGCGCGCCTCGCTCGGCCTCCTCTCCGGCGCTCGCTTCCGCGGCCTCTACCGCGACTTCCATGGAGCTCCCCCGATGCTGGGATTCCTCTACAACTGGCTCTTTTTCGGCGGCCCCAAGGAGGATGACCCCGTGGCAAACTTCGTCCCCACCGCCAAATTCGGCGCGCTCGTTCCTGCCGCCGATGGCTGGGACCGTGAGTACACTCCGTGGGACTGCCGCCATGGCCGCGTCCTCCTCGGGAACTACACGGGGCTCGTCGTTTGGGACCCCATGACAGGCCCGGATGAAGCTGGAGGCGCCCGTCAGCTATGTCGGCGCCGCGGTGCTCTGCGCTGTGAGGGGCTGTGA
- the LOC109780941 gene encoding uncharacterized protein isoform X1, whose product MKLEAPVSYVGAAVLCAVRGCDHRACHEGPFRVVVINLDMNEDDGDCVAHACVSSPVTNKWSEPCSDSHFDGWSKPCSALHLVMTDPFIDSLPPVLIDNALHFRLTYDDERVGILKYDLSSNCLSLIDAPLTRPAIFWPAILMAMEDGSLGLAHLGGLTLYLWSRQMGSDGVALWTRRKVISLKELLPIQNPKKRISVIGSVEGHDIIFVTTDLGIYEINLKTLRWKKLWKRENFRSLIPYMSFYNRQEMVRPCKALTTYG is encoded by the exons ATGAAGCTGGAGGCGCCCGTCAGCTATGTCGGCGCCGCGGTGCTCTGCGCTGTGAGGGGCTGTGACCACCGTGCGTGTCATGAGGGCCCCTTCCGGGTTGTCGTCATCAACCTGGACATGAATGAGGATGATGGTGATTGTGTTGCACACGCTTGCGTGTCTTCGCCGGTGACCAACAAGTGGAGCGAGCCGTGCTCTGATTCTCATTTTGATGGATGGAGCAAGCCGTGCTCTGCTCTTCATCTTGTTATGACCGATCCATTCATTGATTCACTGCCTCCTGTCCTCATTGACAACGCACTTCACTTCAGGCTTACGTATGATGATGAGCGTGTAGGGATTCTCAAGTATGACTTGAGCTCTAATTGCTTATCACTGATTGATGCGCCGCTTACGAGGCCGGCCATTTTCTGGCCCGCTATCCTCATGGCAATGGAGGATGGCAGCTTGGGGTTGGCACACTTGGGTGGGTTAACCCTCTACCTATGGTCAAGACAGATGGGTTCCGACGGAGTTGCGTTATGGACTCGGCGTAAAGTCATCAGTCTCAAGGAACTTCTCCCCATTCAAAATCCCAAGAAAAGAATTAGCGTTATTGGGTCTGTGGAAGGCCATGATATCATTTTCGTGACCACAGATCTTGGCATCTACGAGATTAATTTGAAGACACTACGGTGGAAGAAGCTATGGAAGAGAGAAAATTTCCGCTCTTTGATTCCATACATGAGCTTCTACAATCGACAAG AAATGGTGAGGCCCTGCAAGGCATTGACAACATATGGTTGA